Proteins from a genomic interval of Medicago truncatula cultivar Jemalong A17 chromosome 3, MtrunA17r5.0-ANR, whole genome shotgun sequence:
- the LOC11422950 gene encoding G-type lectin S-receptor-like serine/threonine-protein kinase At4g27290 isoform X1: MCVCLKLNQCKMTNILPMILFVILSLLLFFFQLSTSIDTITQFQSLHDGNTLVSNDGTFELGFFTPGSSTNRYVGIWYKNMPNRIVWVANRDDPIKDNTSNSTMLIMSNDGNLEILTNNNQTLVWSTNITTQSLSTTSSHVAQLLDNGNFVIKANNNTDQQSNNFLWQGFDFPCDTLLPDMKLGWDLKTGLNRQLTSWKSWDDPSSGDLTWGIVLSSNPEVVLKKGSVEIHRTGPWNGVGFSGAPVEIVTSIVVITTSVNNSNEVYYIYSLVNKSNVSITYLNQTTSHRERVNWIPEDDTWSVIESLPKDDCDVYNRCGPYGNCVHNESPICQCLDGFEPKSPKNWDASNWTQGCVRKGDEDWRCGVNDSFVRFYGLKLPDTSHTWVDANMTLENCKNKCLEDCSCMAYSNLDVAGDGSGCSIWFGDLIDLKQISSFQQYLYIRMDASTVDSNGDVSGGKKNHTLAIAVTIPLIIILLLVIIVFYVYKRKRKQRDNSEMNTLTEIKYEDQQDFELPLFNISTMISATNDFSNYNKLGEGGFGPVYKGTLATDGQEIAVKRLSGSSKQGSKEFKNEVILCAKLQHRNLVKVLGCCIQGEERMLIYEYMPNKSLDSFLFDPAQKKLLDWFKRFNIICGVARGLIYLHQDSRLRIIHRDLKPSNILLDNDMNAKISDFGLAKICGDDQVEGNTKRVVGTHGYMAPEYAIDGLFSTKSDVFSFGVLLLEIVSGQKNKGLTFPSNNHNLVGHAWRLWKEGNSEELIDDCLRDSYIPSEALRCIQVGLLCLQLHPNDRPNMTYVLAMLTNESVLAQPKEPGFIMQRVSNEGESTTKSFSINEVTISLIGAR; the protein is encoded by the exons ATGTGTGTCTGCCTCAAACTCAATCAATGCAAAATGACCAATATTCTTCCTATGATATTGTTTGTTATTCTTAGTCTCCTGTtgttcttctttcaattatctACTTCAATTGATACCATCACCCAATTTCAATCTCTTCATGATGGCAACACTTTGGTTTCTAATGATGGAACCTTTGAGTTAGGATTTTTCACACCAGGTAGTTCCACAAATCGCTATGTGGGAATATGGTACAAAAATATGCCTAATAGAATAGTTTGGGTTGCAAACCGTGATGATCCAATCAAAGACAACACCTCCAACTCAACCATGTTGATCATGAGCAATGATGGAAACCTTGAAATACTTACCAACAACAATCAAACACTTGTTTGGTCAACAAACATCACAACACAATCTTTGTCAACTACAAGTTCTCATGTTGCTCAACTATTAGACAATGGAAACTTTGTAATCAAAGCCAACAACAATACTGATCAACAAAGTAATAATTTCTTATGGCAAGGTTTTGATTTTCCTTGTGATACTTTGTTGCCAGACATGAAGCTTGGATGGGACCTAAAAACCGGTCTTAATCGTCAATTAACTTCATGGAAAAGTTGGGACGATCCATCTTCGGGAGATTTAACTTGGGGTATTGTCCTTAGTAGTAATCCAgaagttgtattgaaaaaagGATCAGTTGAGATTCATAGAACTGGCCCTTGGAATGGAGTTGGATTTAGTGGAGCACCTGTGGAGATTGTTACTTCAATTGTTGTAATTACAACGTCGGTGAACAATTCAAATGAAGTTTATTACATATATAGTCTTGTAAACAAGAGTAATGTTTCAATAACTtatttgaaccaaacaactaGTCATCGCGAACGTGTTAATTGGATTCCAGAAGACGATACTTGGAGTGTTATTGAGTCGTTGCCAAAAGATGATTGTGATGTCTATAATCGTTGTGGCCCTTATGGAAATTGCGTTCATAACGAGTCTCCAATTTGCCAATGTTTAGATGGGTTTGAGCCTAAATCGCCAAAAAATTGGGACGCATCAAATTGGACACAAGGATGTGTGCGCAAAGGTGACGAAGATTGGAGATGTGGAGTGAATGATAGTTTTGTAAGATTTTATGGATTGAAATTGCCAGATACATCACATACTTGGGTTGATGCAAATATGACACTTGAGAATTGTAAGAATAAATGCTTGGAAGATTGTTCTTGCATGGCTTATTCAAACTTGGATGTGGCTGGAGATGGTAGTGGTTGTTCTATATGGTTTGGTGATCTTATAGACTTGAAACAGATTTCATCATTCCAACAATATCTATATATTCGAATGGATGCTTCCACAGTAG attcaaatggaGATGTTTCTGGTGGGAAGAAAAATCATACATTGGCAATTGCAGTCACTATTCCTTTGATCATCATTTTACTGCTGGTGATCATAGTCTTCTACGtttacaagagaaaaagaaagcaaaGAG ATAATTCAGAGATGAACACTTTAACCgaaataaaatatgaagacCAACAAGATTTTGAGCTTCCTTTGTTCAATATTTCTACAATGATAAGTGCCACAAATGACTTTTCGAACTATAACAAACTTGGAGAAGGTGGCTTTGGACCAGTATATAAG GGTACACTAGCTACAGATGGGCAAGAGATTGCCGTCAAAAGGCTTTCAGGAAGTTCAAAACAAGGatcaaaagaatttaaaaatgaagttaTATTATGTGCAAAACTTCAACATCGAAATCTTGTTAAGGTTCTTGGTTGTTGCATTCAAGGAGAAGAGAGAATGCTTATCTATGAATATATGCCCAACAAAAGCTTAGATTCATTTCTTTTTG ATCCAGCTCAAAAGAAACTTTTAGATTGGTTTAAGCGCTTCAACATCATTTGTGGAGTTGCTCGTGGACTGATTTATCTTCATCAAGATTCTAGATTGAGGATCATACATCGAGATCTAAAAccaagtaatattttattagacAATGATATGAATGCCAAAATATCAGATTTTGGCTTGGCAAAAATTTGTGGGGATGATCAAGTTGAGGGGAATACAAAAAGAGTAGTTGGAACACA TGGTTATATGGCTCCAGAATACGCCATTGATGGACTATTTTCTACAAAATCTGATGTATTTAGCTTTGGTGTATTATTACTAGAGATTGTAAGTGGACAGAAAAATAAAGGACTTACATTTCCAAGCAACAACCATAATCTTGTTGGGCAT gcTTGGAGGTTATGGAAAGAGGGAAATTCGGAAgaattgattgatgattgtcTAAGGGACTCATATATTCCATCTGAAGCTTTAAGATGCATACAAGTTGGTCTTTTATGTCTACAACTTCATCCAAATGATAGACCAAATATGACATATGTGCTTGCGATGTTGACAAATGAATCTGTTTTAGCCCAACCAAAGGAACCTGGTTTCATAATGCAAAGGGTCTCTAATGAGGGAGAATCTACAACGAAGTCTTTCTCAATCAATGAGGTCACTATTTCGTTAATAGGTgctagatga
- the LOC11422950 gene encoding G-type lectin S-receptor-like serine/threonine-protein kinase At4g27290 isoform X5: protein MCVCLKLNQCKMTNILPMILFVILSLLLFFFQLSTSIDTITQFQSLHDGNTLVSNDGTFELGFFTPGSSTNRYVGIWYKNMPNRIVWVANRDDPIKDNTSNSTMLIMSNDGNLEILTNNNQTLVWSTNITTQSLSTTSSHVAQLLDNGNFVIKANNNTDQQSNNFLWQGFDFPCDTLLPDMKLGWDLKTGLNRQLTSWKSWDDPSSGDLTWGIVLSSNPEVVLKKGSVEIHRTGPWNGVGFSGAPVEIVTSIVVITTSVNNSNEVYYIYSLVNKSNVSITYLNQTTSHRERVNWIPEDDTWSVIESLPKDDCDVYNRCGPYGNCVHNESPICQCLDGFEPKSPKNWDASNWTQGCVRKGDEDWRCGVNDSFVRFYGLKLPDTSHTWVDANMTLENCKNKCLEDCSCMAYSNLDVAGDGSGCSIWFGDLIDLKQISSFQQYLYIRMDASTVEMNTLTEIKYEDQQDFELPLFNISTMISATNDFSNYNKLGEGGFGPVYKGTLATDGQEIAVKRLSGSSKQGSKEFKNEVILCAKLQHRNLVKVLGCCIQGEERMLIYEYMPNKSLDSFLFDPAQKKLLDWFKRFNIICGVARGLIYLHQDSRLRIIHRDLKPSNILLDNDMNAKISDFGLAKICGDDQVEGNTKRVVGTHGYMAPEYAIDGLFSTKSDVFSFGVLLLEIVSGQKNKGLTFPSNNHNLVGHAWRLWKEGNSEELIDDCLRDSYIPSEALRCIQVGLLCLQLHPNDRPNMTYVLAMLTNESVLAQPKEPGFIMQRVSNEGESTTKSFSINEVTISLIGAR, encoded by the exons ATGTGTGTCTGCCTCAAACTCAATCAATGCAAAATGACCAATATTCTTCCTATGATATTGTTTGTTATTCTTAGTCTCCTGTtgttcttctttcaattatctACTTCAATTGATACCATCACCCAATTTCAATCTCTTCATGATGGCAACACTTTGGTTTCTAATGATGGAACCTTTGAGTTAGGATTTTTCACACCAGGTAGTTCCACAAATCGCTATGTGGGAATATGGTACAAAAATATGCCTAATAGAATAGTTTGGGTTGCAAACCGTGATGATCCAATCAAAGACAACACCTCCAACTCAACCATGTTGATCATGAGCAATGATGGAAACCTTGAAATACTTACCAACAACAATCAAACACTTGTTTGGTCAACAAACATCACAACACAATCTTTGTCAACTACAAGTTCTCATGTTGCTCAACTATTAGACAATGGAAACTTTGTAATCAAAGCCAACAACAATACTGATCAACAAAGTAATAATTTCTTATGGCAAGGTTTTGATTTTCCTTGTGATACTTTGTTGCCAGACATGAAGCTTGGATGGGACCTAAAAACCGGTCTTAATCGTCAATTAACTTCATGGAAAAGTTGGGACGATCCATCTTCGGGAGATTTAACTTGGGGTATTGTCCTTAGTAGTAATCCAgaagttgtattgaaaaaagGATCAGTTGAGATTCATAGAACTGGCCCTTGGAATGGAGTTGGATTTAGTGGAGCACCTGTGGAGATTGTTACTTCAATTGTTGTAATTACAACGTCGGTGAACAATTCAAATGAAGTTTATTACATATATAGTCTTGTAAACAAGAGTAATGTTTCAATAACTtatttgaaccaaacaactaGTCATCGCGAACGTGTTAATTGGATTCCAGAAGACGATACTTGGAGTGTTATTGAGTCGTTGCCAAAAGATGATTGTGATGTCTATAATCGTTGTGGCCCTTATGGAAATTGCGTTCATAACGAGTCTCCAATTTGCCAATGTTTAGATGGGTTTGAGCCTAAATCGCCAAAAAATTGGGACGCATCAAATTGGACACAAGGATGTGTGCGCAAAGGTGACGAAGATTGGAGATGTGGAGTGAATGATAGTTTTGTAAGATTTTATGGATTGAAATTGCCAGATACATCACATACTTGGGTTGATGCAAATATGACACTTGAGAATTGTAAGAATAAATGCTTGGAAGATTGTTCTTGCATGGCTTATTCAAACTTGGATGTGGCTGGAGATGGTAGTGGTTGTTCTATATGGTTTGGTGATCTTATAGACTTGAAACAGATTTCATCATTCCAACAATATCTATATATTCGAATGGATGCTTCCACAGTAG AGATGAACACTTTAACCgaaataaaatatgaagacCAACAAGATTTTGAGCTTCCTTTGTTCAATATTTCTACAATGATAAGTGCCACAAATGACTTTTCGAACTATAACAAACTTGGAGAAGGTGGCTTTGGACCAGTATATAAG GGTACACTAGCTACAGATGGGCAAGAGATTGCCGTCAAAAGGCTTTCAGGAAGTTCAAAACAAGGatcaaaagaatttaaaaatgaagttaTATTATGTGCAAAACTTCAACATCGAAATCTTGTTAAGGTTCTTGGTTGTTGCATTCAAGGAGAAGAGAGAATGCTTATCTATGAATATATGCCCAACAAAAGCTTAGATTCATTTCTTTTTG ATCCAGCTCAAAAGAAACTTTTAGATTGGTTTAAGCGCTTCAACATCATTTGTGGAGTTGCTCGTGGACTGATTTATCTTCATCAAGATTCTAGATTGAGGATCATACATCGAGATCTAAAAccaagtaatattttattagacAATGATATGAATGCCAAAATATCAGATTTTGGCTTGGCAAAAATTTGTGGGGATGATCAAGTTGAGGGGAATACAAAAAGAGTAGTTGGAACACA TGGTTATATGGCTCCAGAATACGCCATTGATGGACTATTTTCTACAAAATCTGATGTATTTAGCTTTGGTGTATTATTACTAGAGATTGTAAGTGGACAGAAAAATAAAGGACTTACATTTCCAAGCAACAACCATAATCTTGTTGGGCAT gcTTGGAGGTTATGGAAAGAGGGAAATTCGGAAgaattgattgatgattgtcTAAGGGACTCATATATTCCATCTGAAGCTTTAAGATGCATACAAGTTGGTCTTTTATGTCTACAACTTCATCCAAATGATAGACCAAATATGACATATGTGCTTGCGATGTTGACAAATGAATCTGTTTTAGCCCAACCAAAGGAACCTGGTTTCATAATGCAAAGGGTCTCTAATGAGGGAGAATCTACAACGAAGTCTTTCTCAATCAATGAGGTCACTATTTCGTTAATAGGTgctagatga
- the LOC11422950 gene encoding G-type lectin S-receptor-like serine/threonine-protein kinase At4g27290 isoform X4, producing the protein MCVCLKLNQCKMTNILPMILFVILSLLLFFFQLSTSIDTITQFQSLHDGNTLVSNDGTFELGFFTPGSSTNRYVGIWYKNMPNRIVWVANRDDPIKDNTSNSTMLIMSNDGNLEILTNNNQTLVWSTNITTQSLSTTSSHVAQLLDNGNFVIKANNNTDQQSNNFLWQGFDFPCDTLLPDMKLGWDLKTGLNRQLTSWKSWDDPSSGDLTWGIVLSSNPEVVLKKGSVEIHRTGPWNGVGFSGAPVEIVTSIVVITTSVNNSNEVYYIYSLVNKSNVSITYLNQTTSHRERVNWIPEDDTWSVIESLPKDDCDVYNRCGPYGNCVHNESPICQCLDGFEPKSPKNWDASNWTQGCVRKGDEDWRCGVNDSFVRFYGLKLPDTSHTWVDANMTLENCKNKCLEDCSCMAYSNLDVAGDGSGCSIWFGDLIDLKQISSFQQYLYIRMDASTVDNSEMNTLTEIKYEDQQDFELPLFNISTMISATNDFSNYNKLGEGGFGPVYKGTLATDGQEIAVKRLSGSSKQGSKEFKNEVILCAKLQHRNLVKVLGCCIQGEERMLIYEYMPNKSLDSFLFDPAQKKLLDWFKRFNIICGVARGLIYLHQDSRLRIIHRDLKPSNILLDNDMNAKISDFGLAKICGDDQVEGNTKRVVGTHGYMAPEYAIDGLFSTKSDVFSFGVLLLEIVSGQKNKGLTFPSNNHNLVGHAWRLWKEGNSEELIDDCLRDSYIPSEALRCIQVGLLCLQLHPNDRPNMTYVLAMLTNESVLAQPKEPGFIMQRVSNEGESTTKSFSINEVTISLIGAR; encoded by the exons ATGTGTGTCTGCCTCAAACTCAATCAATGCAAAATGACCAATATTCTTCCTATGATATTGTTTGTTATTCTTAGTCTCCTGTtgttcttctttcaattatctACTTCAATTGATACCATCACCCAATTTCAATCTCTTCATGATGGCAACACTTTGGTTTCTAATGATGGAACCTTTGAGTTAGGATTTTTCACACCAGGTAGTTCCACAAATCGCTATGTGGGAATATGGTACAAAAATATGCCTAATAGAATAGTTTGGGTTGCAAACCGTGATGATCCAATCAAAGACAACACCTCCAACTCAACCATGTTGATCATGAGCAATGATGGAAACCTTGAAATACTTACCAACAACAATCAAACACTTGTTTGGTCAACAAACATCACAACACAATCTTTGTCAACTACAAGTTCTCATGTTGCTCAACTATTAGACAATGGAAACTTTGTAATCAAAGCCAACAACAATACTGATCAACAAAGTAATAATTTCTTATGGCAAGGTTTTGATTTTCCTTGTGATACTTTGTTGCCAGACATGAAGCTTGGATGGGACCTAAAAACCGGTCTTAATCGTCAATTAACTTCATGGAAAAGTTGGGACGATCCATCTTCGGGAGATTTAACTTGGGGTATTGTCCTTAGTAGTAATCCAgaagttgtattgaaaaaagGATCAGTTGAGATTCATAGAACTGGCCCTTGGAATGGAGTTGGATTTAGTGGAGCACCTGTGGAGATTGTTACTTCAATTGTTGTAATTACAACGTCGGTGAACAATTCAAATGAAGTTTATTACATATATAGTCTTGTAAACAAGAGTAATGTTTCAATAACTtatttgaaccaaacaactaGTCATCGCGAACGTGTTAATTGGATTCCAGAAGACGATACTTGGAGTGTTATTGAGTCGTTGCCAAAAGATGATTGTGATGTCTATAATCGTTGTGGCCCTTATGGAAATTGCGTTCATAACGAGTCTCCAATTTGCCAATGTTTAGATGGGTTTGAGCCTAAATCGCCAAAAAATTGGGACGCATCAAATTGGACACAAGGATGTGTGCGCAAAGGTGACGAAGATTGGAGATGTGGAGTGAATGATAGTTTTGTAAGATTTTATGGATTGAAATTGCCAGATACATCACATACTTGGGTTGATGCAAATATGACACTTGAGAATTGTAAGAATAAATGCTTGGAAGATTGTTCTTGCATGGCTTATTCAAACTTGGATGTGGCTGGAGATGGTAGTGGTTGTTCTATATGGTTTGGTGATCTTATAGACTTGAAACAGATTTCATCATTCCAACAATATCTATATATTCGAATGGATGCTTCCACAGTAG ATAATTCAGAGATGAACACTTTAACCgaaataaaatatgaagacCAACAAGATTTTGAGCTTCCTTTGTTCAATATTTCTACAATGATAAGTGCCACAAATGACTTTTCGAACTATAACAAACTTGGAGAAGGTGGCTTTGGACCAGTATATAAG GGTACACTAGCTACAGATGGGCAAGAGATTGCCGTCAAAAGGCTTTCAGGAAGTTCAAAACAAGGatcaaaagaatttaaaaatgaagttaTATTATGTGCAAAACTTCAACATCGAAATCTTGTTAAGGTTCTTGGTTGTTGCATTCAAGGAGAAGAGAGAATGCTTATCTATGAATATATGCCCAACAAAAGCTTAGATTCATTTCTTTTTG ATCCAGCTCAAAAGAAACTTTTAGATTGGTTTAAGCGCTTCAACATCATTTGTGGAGTTGCTCGTGGACTGATTTATCTTCATCAAGATTCTAGATTGAGGATCATACATCGAGATCTAAAAccaagtaatattttattagacAATGATATGAATGCCAAAATATCAGATTTTGGCTTGGCAAAAATTTGTGGGGATGATCAAGTTGAGGGGAATACAAAAAGAGTAGTTGGAACACA TGGTTATATGGCTCCAGAATACGCCATTGATGGACTATTTTCTACAAAATCTGATGTATTTAGCTTTGGTGTATTATTACTAGAGATTGTAAGTGGACAGAAAAATAAAGGACTTACATTTCCAAGCAACAACCATAATCTTGTTGGGCAT gcTTGGAGGTTATGGAAAGAGGGAAATTCGGAAgaattgattgatgattgtcTAAGGGACTCATATATTCCATCTGAAGCTTTAAGATGCATACAAGTTGGTCTTTTATGTCTACAACTTCATCCAAATGATAGACCAAATATGACATATGTGCTTGCGATGTTGACAAATGAATCTGTTTTAGCCCAACCAAAGGAACCTGGTTTCATAATGCAAAGGGTCTCTAATGAGGGAGAATCTACAACGAAGTCTTTCTCAATCAATGAGGTCACTATTTCGTTAATAGGTgctagatga
- the LOC11422950 gene encoding G-type lectin S-receptor-like serine/threonine-protein kinase At4g27290 isoform X3 — MCVCLKLNQCKMTNILPMILFVILSLLLFFFQLSTSIDTITQFQSLHDGNTLVSNDGTFELGFFTPGSSTNRYVGIWYKNMPNRIVWVANRDDPIKDNTSNSTMLIMSNDGNLEILTNNNQTLVWSTNITTQSLSTTSSHVAQLLDNGNFVIKANNNTDQQSNNFLWQGFDFPCDTLLPDMKLGWDLKTGLNRQLTSWKSWDDPSSGDLTWGIVLSSNPEVVLKKGSVEIHRTGPWNGVGFSGAPVEIVTSIVVITTSVNNSNEVYYIYSLVNKSNVSITYLNQTTSHRERVNWIPEDDTWSVIESLPKDDCDVYNRCGPYGNCVHNESPICQCLDGFEPKSPKNWDASNWTQGCVRKGDEDWRCGVNDSFVRFYGLKLPDTSHTWVDANMTLENCKNKCLEDCSCMAYSNLDVAGDGSGCSIWFGDLIDLKQISSFQQYLYIRMDASTVDSNGDVSGGKKNHTLAIAVTIPLIIILLLVIIVFYVYKRKRKQREMNTLTEIKYEDQQDFELPLFNISTMISATNDFSNYNKLGEGGFGPVYKGTLATDGQEIAVKRLSGSSKQGSKEFKNEVILCAKLQHRNLVKVLGCCIQGEERMLIYEYMPNKSLDSFLFDPAQKKLLDWFKRFNIICGVARGLIYLHQDSRLRIIHRDLKPSNILLDNDMNAKISDFGLAKICGDDQVEGNTKRVVGTHGYMAPEYAIDGLFSTKSDVFSFGVLLLEIVSGQKNKGLTFPSNNHNLVGHAWRLWKEGNSEELIDDCLRDSYIPSEALRCIQVGLLCLQLHPNDRPNMTYVLAMLTNESVLAQPKEPGFIMQRVSNEGESTTKSFSINEVTISLIGAR, encoded by the exons ATGTGTGTCTGCCTCAAACTCAATCAATGCAAAATGACCAATATTCTTCCTATGATATTGTTTGTTATTCTTAGTCTCCTGTtgttcttctttcaattatctACTTCAATTGATACCATCACCCAATTTCAATCTCTTCATGATGGCAACACTTTGGTTTCTAATGATGGAACCTTTGAGTTAGGATTTTTCACACCAGGTAGTTCCACAAATCGCTATGTGGGAATATGGTACAAAAATATGCCTAATAGAATAGTTTGGGTTGCAAACCGTGATGATCCAATCAAAGACAACACCTCCAACTCAACCATGTTGATCATGAGCAATGATGGAAACCTTGAAATACTTACCAACAACAATCAAACACTTGTTTGGTCAACAAACATCACAACACAATCTTTGTCAACTACAAGTTCTCATGTTGCTCAACTATTAGACAATGGAAACTTTGTAATCAAAGCCAACAACAATACTGATCAACAAAGTAATAATTTCTTATGGCAAGGTTTTGATTTTCCTTGTGATACTTTGTTGCCAGACATGAAGCTTGGATGGGACCTAAAAACCGGTCTTAATCGTCAATTAACTTCATGGAAAAGTTGGGACGATCCATCTTCGGGAGATTTAACTTGGGGTATTGTCCTTAGTAGTAATCCAgaagttgtattgaaaaaagGATCAGTTGAGATTCATAGAACTGGCCCTTGGAATGGAGTTGGATTTAGTGGAGCACCTGTGGAGATTGTTACTTCAATTGTTGTAATTACAACGTCGGTGAACAATTCAAATGAAGTTTATTACATATATAGTCTTGTAAACAAGAGTAATGTTTCAATAACTtatttgaaccaaacaactaGTCATCGCGAACGTGTTAATTGGATTCCAGAAGACGATACTTGGAGTGTTATTGAGTCGTTGCCAAAAGATGATTGTGATGTCTATAATCGTTGTGGCCCTTATGGAAATTGCGTTCATAACGAGTCTCCAATTTGCCAATGTTTAGATGGGTTTGAGCCTAAATCGCCAAAAAATTGGGACGCATCAAATTGGACACAAGGATGTGTGCGCAAAGGTGACGAAGATTGGAGATGTGGAGTGAATGATAGTTTTGTAAGATTTTATGGATTGAAATTGCCAGATACATCACATACTTGGGTTGATGCAAATATGACACTTGAGAATTGTAAGAATAAATGCTTGGAAGATTGTTCTTGCATGGCTTATTCAAACTTGGATGTGGCTGGAGATGGTAGTGGTTGTTCTATATGGTTTGGTGATCTTATAGACTTGAAACAGATTTCATCATTCCAACAATATCTATATATTCGAATGGATGCTTCCACAGTAG attcaaatggaGATGTTTCTGGTGGGAAGAAAAATCATACATTGGCAATTGCAGTCACTATTCCTTTGATCATCATTTTACTGCTGGTGATCATAGTCTTCTACGtttacaagagaaaaagaaagcaaaGAG AGATGAACACTTTAACCgaaataaaatatgaagacCAACAAGATTTTGAGCTTCCTTTGTTCAATATTTCTACAATGATAAGTGCCACAAATGACTTTTCGAACTATAACAAACTTGGAGAAGGTGGCTTTGGACCAGTATATAAG GGTACACTAGCTACAGATGGGCAAGAGATTGCCGTCAAAAGGCTTTCAGGAAGTTCAAAACAAGGatcaaaagaatttaaaaatgaagttaTATTATGTGCAAAACTTCAACATCGAAATCTTGTTAAGGTTCTTGGTTGTTGCATTCAAGGAGAAGAGAGAATGCTTATCTATGAATATATGCCCAACAAAAGCTTAGATTCATTTCTTTTTG ATCCAGCTCAAAAGAAACTTTTAGATTGGTTTAAGCGCTTCAACATCATTTGTGGAGTTGCTCGTGGACTGATTTATCTTCATCAAGATTCTAGATTGAGGATCATACATCGAGATCTAAAAccaagtaatattttattagacAATGATATGAATGCCAAAATATCAGATTTTGGCTTGGCAAAAATTTGTGGGGATGATCAAGTTGAGGGGAATACAAAAAGAGTAGTTGGAACACA TGGTTATATGGCTCCAGAATACGCCATTGATGGACTATTTTCTACAAAATCTGATGTATTTAGCTTTGGTGTATTATTACTAGAGATTGTAAGTGGACAGAAAAATAAAGGACTTACATTTCCAAGCAACAACCATAATCTTGTTGGGCAT gcTTGGAGGTTATGGAAAGAGGGAAATTCGGAAgaattgattgatgattgtcTAAGGGACTCATATATTCCATCTGAAGCTTTAAGATGCATACAAGTTGGTCTTTTATGTCTACAACTTCATCCAAATGATAGACCAAATATGACATATGTGCTTGCGATGTTGACAAATGAATCTGTTTTAGCCCAACCAAAGGAACCTGGTTTCATAATGCAAAGGGTCTCTAATGAGGGAGAATCTACAACGAAGTCTTTCTCAATCAATGAGGTCACTATTTCGTTAATAGGTgctagatga